GAAACTTTTGCTGGACAAAAACTTGATAAATGACGGCACATGGTTTATTGAAGCGCTGAAAATGTGGGACGTCATCGTGCGGTTTGCACGAGTTCACAATTGCGCGCTGCCGAGTACACTGTTGAAATATTTGGCAGATCGCGATTTGTGGTTTGAATTTGTCGCAGTCAGTCATATCTTCGCTTATCCTACAAAACAGGTAACAATCTACAAATAACAATGctctgataaaaatataacttacATCGTATTCCATGATAGGTACTGGAAAAGGCGAGATTGTTCAGTAATGCGAACATTCGAGAGCACCTGCTAACGTGTCTGAATAACAGTAAACTCGGCAAATCTCAACCAAGCAGTGAGCAGAAGCTGAAATCTCGTGAAGTGAGGCAATCGTTATACTACAAAGTAGGAACGAAACAAGATGTAAGTTCTCTACCGCTAATCACAAATTCTAATTTCTATatgtcaaaaatattattttcttcaggAATCTCCGGTATCCAGTCCGTTCAAATTGGAGACTGACGCGAATGCGACGGATGCAATCAGCACAGAGCATACGTCCATCTCGACTTCCTCAAATGATTTGTGGTTAACTATACTGAATTGTCATCAGAGTCAGGACCCACCAGGAGCATTGATCAACGCGTCTCGATTACATCTAAGACCCATATTAACTATTTTGGCTACATGTTACGAGGTATGACTTTTTGTCTTCTTGATCTTGCACGTTATGCTTagttagaatattattttatatttatagccGTCTTCAGTAGCAGCATATTGCTGTTGTTGGATGGCAATATCGACTGGCAGGGAAGACATACTTCTCGATTATGCGGAATGTTTGGAACAACAAGTGTGGCCTTCCGACAAGACATCAGAGTTGCTGAATCAAATGCTTCAAGAGGGCTACATCAACACCATTAACTGGGCTTATAGAATTTTCATGCCTGTAAGTTCGATTATATAGCGGccgaaaatttgaaaatccTTTCATCGTGATCGGTACTTGCAGGATAGTATCCTGAATCCGTTCTTCGAGTTTCTGACGCAAGCAATCAGTTATGGCGAGTTCAAAGCGAGTCAACAGCATTTAGTAGAGTTCAAGTCACAATGTTCATCGCTTAAGTACAACGTACGTCcaaaaaattacaaagaatTAATCTTGATACACCACCAATTGAATGCTGAATGTATGTAACAAagctttatcttttttttagaaaattgtgGACTGGGATAGCGTCAACTTTACATATTTGAAGAATTTGTATTGGGTTGCACTCGTTGCAACTCGGTGCATCATCACGGCACTTGGCTATGGTTTTCAAAGCACACCGTTACGAATAAAGTTTCTTGAGGCATTaatcaaatgtaatttttctgCAGATTTACCGAGTAAGACATTTATCCTGCTTTAATCCTGCTACGGATAATCACAGTGACATGTTAAACGTGATTACATACGCTACGCAGTTTCAGTACCGAATTTTCAACGTTTGTTGGATATTACGAAAATTCTGCAGAAAACCGACGTAATATTAAACTTCAGAAGCGTAACTGTAATTGACGATATACACAATTTTGACGAAGAGATTCAAAGATGCATCAACGAACTAGTGGCAATCGAGAATTACAATGCTGCCTTGGAATTAGCATGCCGTGCTGAATTAAACGCATCAGAAATCATATTAGCGCAAgtaagatttttaatatctcagCTGAACGTTATACGTATAcgttgatattaaatataaatacgtaaTGTTTTTTCAGTCTCGAAATACTTTCATACAATCCATCAATGGAGATGGCCAAGTAAATTCTGCTTTTTGGATGCAATGTGCTCAAGATTTCGATAAGTACAACGTTTCCCCTCGAATAGCAGTTGAATTCTTCGTTGAACATGCTGAGAAAGTTAAATCGGACAAAGAAAggtgaataatattttatataacgtgatgcgaATTCCAAAGCAAATAATTCTTAAggcaaaatgttttttctagGTACGAAATCTTGAAACTGGCTTACGAAACCTTGAAGAATACCGAAATCGAACAACAAACTATTGACACTTTGGAAATGGCAATGTGGAAGTCGTGTATTTTAGCCGGACCCGAAAATATAGAGTTCGATTGTAATGATGgcatttttaataagttaaaaaCAGAGCTGCTATCTGGTTTGGATAACTTACAAGTCACGTGCTCCTTAGTAGACGAAAATGAAGAGAACTCTGCCGAAGTTTTGTTGAATCGGCTGATTGATCTAGGCAAATTGGATACTGCCTTACGAATAAGCAAAATTTTCAATTGCAATCACAAAGTAAGTAGTGCGCATAGATATAGCTGTAATTTCTTGTTAGTATAACTTGCACATatatttgtaatgaagcattcaGAACAAAAGGTTATTTTATAGGACTTGCAAATATTGATGCTATGTTTGAGCCTAACAGAGGGTGAAATTTCACCAGCAGAATTAACCGCGCAGCAAAGGAATCTCCTAGAAGGGACAAATAAGAGCAAACAGCAAAAGTACAGCACTTTGCGTAATCGCGGTCTGCAAGGATTATCTTCATCCCGTAAGTTTTCTTGtgttttgtattaatatttctatattacatTTGCCTAAATTGTGCCGACAcatgattttatttgatacattGCTTCTGCAGTAAGTACAATTCCGACAACGGGAGAATCCAGCAAAACGCTTGATGCGAAAATCGCTAGCAATTACCAGTTGCAAATGGAGTGCATTTCGATCTTAGAAAGATTGTCAGAAACCCTCAAACATGGAAATGAAATATGCCTGAGAATTGTTCTTTGTTATAAACTCGCTGTACGCTTAGGAAAGACGTACGAGTCGTTGCTTATGCTGAACGATTCAATCAAGTTTTTGCAGGAGGTTGTAGAAAGTAACGTCGAGAGCAAATTTGACATTGCTAATGATATAATAGTATCGTATAGAATTACGACGGAAAGCGTGGCAACTTTTCTGactgaaaatattacaacgTACATAAGTCGTGCCATAGAAGGTAAAAGattgtcatttattttttattcgacGCTGCTAAGCATTAAACTTGATATTAAAaacgtttttaataatttatagatgGACAGGAAGATCTGATTTTTATGTGGGGTTACTCTATGAATGCGCACTTTCACCTAATAATGGAGCTCTGTAGCGACGTTTCATTATTAGGCTTGAAATTATTGAAGGTAGCACAATCATTGCTGGGAAGATACATTAGCACTCACGATGAGAAGAAAAATGGTGAGTTATTTATCTGTTGCATTACTAGATTGctttttatatgataatataatataatttaatttattacgttgCAGTATCAACATTAAAAACAATAgtggaattattaataagatcCCATGATTGTTTTACGGCTTCCTGTAACATGGAAGGAATAGCCTCAGTATTACGAAAGTGTCAAAATCTGGCGAATACGCTACAAATCTTGAAGCACTGGGCTTTATtggtatattaattaatatcgaaaaagTTGTTCtcttcaaattaaataatttacataaatttcgcTTTATATTAGGTACGACTTGTAACCGGCGTCGGTCGATTTACCGAGATGAATTACATATTCCaaattttgaaagaaaatgatcaaTTCGAGTTTCTACTGGGACAGGGCTTAGATAAGGTATTTGTGTATCATAAATATCACATTCTCTAGacacacatttttatattattatttacattatgtatatatctttttcttaaaTCATACTTTTTGATCGAGCAGGTACCGGGTCTGAAAATGGCATTGCTAGAATTCTTGAAGCGGCAGTG
The Ooceraea biroi isolate clonal line C1 chromosome 12, Obir_v5.4, whole genome shotgun sequence DNA segment above includes these coding regions:
- the LOC105282249 gene encoding spatacsin, which translates into the protein MSEKKIVGGIPVDCLTGESAAIWSGWRTLGDRELVREASAKGTHIKLAHKCLAYRRHSSIEQACIYFNKEVEIWINELLNKKQVYRASHILKNMGKEPLEYIFNVSTKSKDPILRNYLCEYMINANGFETPHVTAWNIIKSIAQHEDKYKIQNGLSYCICIDDIIKLPQNIKEALCTELYFSLDNLEILGNVSNTILWDYLLSTNKIDTLRLWIDARYNRDVFQKTDEIEHHLKSLFTNLNITSDMIESIDSSNASHLVKHLTKNHLSRYGIYVKEERNDSKLLLNRSFGCGNTVEELSRILSLPSCNVDETDFLRNIDQQLCLKHCSQEFQTQEDSLKLTRLLNVLTDMCNTRDHHEDALTRGIVESIDYISDDFDVYLKKDYLTSLTLIFLRLWQMRSTYNEANTSVKKKLIRDIFTSKVDLQIDDAHVISQDALQSTLTHVPTLQRIIEDQSETNEITVYELLDGYRNLNTKLLFKWRFKNEPLPSFTSESLIKKYGHQETLTYGYYLKEGRPNMAAHSLKRVQAKLLGNISAQRKSKAALYAHVLALRNLDKPDIVCSCIAFIELLGIDSNNLRLHVTAAEYVQEQLNISIGNLLENVMYKSHNDLKCVMSYLEQSFQKLLLDKNLINDGTWFIEALKMWDVIVRFARVHNCALPSTLLKYLADRDLWFEFVAVSHIFAYPTKQVLEKARLFSNANIREHLLTCLNNSKLGKSQPSSEQKLKSREVRQSLYYKVGTKQDESPVSSPFKLETDANATDAISTEHTSISTSSNDLWLTILNCHQSQDPPGALINASRLHLRPILTILATCYEPSSVAAYCCCWMAISTGREDILLDYAECLEQQVWPSDKTSELLNQMLQEGYINTINWAYRIFMPDSILNPFFEFLTQAISYGEFKASQQHLVEFKSQCSSLKYNKIVDWDSVNFTYLKNLYWVALVATRCIITALGYGFQSTPLRIKFLEALIKCNFSADLPISVPNFQRLLDITKILQKTDVILNFRSVTVIDDIHNFDEEIQRCINELVAIENYNAALELACRAELNASEIILAQSRNTFIQSINGDGQVNSAFWMQCAQDFDKYNVSPRIAVEFFVEHAEKVKSDKERYEILKLAYETLKNTEIEQQTIDTLEMAMWKSCILAGPENIEFDCNDGIFNKLKTELLSGLDNLQVTCSLVDENEENSAEVLLNRLIDLGKLDTALRISKIFNCNHKDLQILMLCLSLTEGEISPAELTAQQRNLLEGTNKSKQQKYSTLRNRGLQGLSSSLSTIPTTGESSKTLDAKIASNYQLQMECISILERLSETLKHGNEICLRIVLCYKLAVRLGKTYESLLMLNDSIKFLQEVVESNVESKFDIANDIIVSYRITTESVATFLTENITTYISRAIEDGQEDLIFMWGYSMNAHFHLIMELCSDVSLLGLKLLKVAQSLLGRYISTHDEKKNVSTLKTIVELLIRSHDCFTASCNMEGIASVLRKCQNLANTLQILKHWALLVRLVTGVGRFTEMNYIFQILKENDQFEFLLGQGLDKVPGLKMALLEFLKRQCPENKELFTLVALHFRLYYEIALMWENEAKEVIAKLISAVLKECGKGVTGLPVEIKLTRNDSVHKQLQLAVTNFTHATQYYLQDNKLNLASRCSHQAQLVALQIALLNAIPQDQQAVCVLNLKSDEIDRTLLLILNFPQALIVTRAYNYHADWANLIYHHCILKGETRYLKEFMTVNSLTPTIVQDCARRYRLEKSINHSMTDNMRTLVSQLSDVECKYMLASQLGFKDIVEEMLNDPILGSYLKDTIWKKGYTAS